TTACCACCATGCCGGAAACCGGCAACCAGAACCCGCACCACACGCTGTTTGCTGGCAGCCTGTTTTCGCTGGCCACACTCACCGGCTGGGGGCTTATCTGGCTGATGCTGCGTGAACGTCACCTTGGCGGCACGATCATCCTGGCAGATGCCCATATTCGCTACAGCGCACCGATAAGCGGCAAGCCCAGTGCCGTAGCCGATCTCGGTTCCCTGGGCGGCGATCTTGACCGTCTGGCGCGCGGCCGCAAAGCCCGTGTACAGATGCAGGTTGAACTCTTTGGCGATGAAACCCCAGGCGCGGTGTTTGAAGGCACCTATATCGTTCTCCCTGCGAAGCCCTTTGGCGCGTATGAAGAGGGCGGGAACGAGGAGGAATAAGGTTCCCCTTTGTTATCGCCGGGCGGAGTTGATCCGCCAGGCGATGTCCCGAAGAACGTCTCGCGCCGATGGACTAACGCCGCCAAGCTGGAAGAAGCCGTGGATGACACCCAGCCAATGCTGAGCCGTGCAAATAACGCCTTGTTCTGTCATATGTTGATAAAGCGCCTGACCCTCGTCGCATAGCGGATCGTACTCGGCGGTAATAATGTGTACCGGCGGCAGGCCGTTAAAATCATCCCGCCAGAGTGGACTGGCTTCAGGATGCAGGCGGTCTGTCTCTGCCAGGTACATCTCATAACCACTCAGCAGCGTATCGCGCGTGATAACGTAGTCCAGGCCATTGAGGGTATAGCTTTCGAAACTCGCCGTGGCATCAAGCATAGGGTAGATAAGAATGAGCTGCGCCGGGTTCCAGAAGCCTTTAGCCTTGAGCCGCAGCGCCGTTACCAGCGCCAGATGGCCTCCTGCACTGTCTCCACACAGCGTCATCCGGTTTTTATCCACACCGACTTTTTCTGCATTTTGCCAGACAAGATCCGCCGCTCTCTCTGCGTCGTCATGCGCGGCGGGGAACGTATGCTCCGGTGCGAGCCTGTACTGAACCGCAATCACCCGACAATGACCGTAGAACGCCAGCTGGCGAAGCTGATTGTCATGGGTTTCAAACCCACCGCTGACAAAACAACCGCCATGGTAGTAGAGGGCACAGGGTAACGTTTCAGGGCTATTGAGAGGTGAAAATACCCGAAAGGTAAGGCCATCAATGACAAGTGTTTCAACCTGCACGCGGGTTTCGGTCTCGCCGGAAAGTACGGTGCTGGTTACATATCCGGCTCTTCGGTCATCAATACTCTGCTTTCGCGCGGAAGGTCGGCCTGCAGCGATAAAATCCTGTACAAGCTTATCAATACCCTTTTCCAGTGCCATGATGATGTCCTTTTATCTGTATGTATATACAGTTTTATAGCCTGATTTACTGCAGATGAAAACAGCGAAATCTGAGGATGTGAACGTTATGGAAAGCGGCTCGCAAAATTGATTAATCCCGAAAAAATGCCCTTTAACCCTAAATTGATAAGGTGTATTTTGCCTGAAAATTAACCGCGGATGATATACTAAGGTGATATATGAGTGTTTTGGCGGAACTGGATATGGGCAGAATACTGATCGATTTATCTGATGATGTGATTCAACGGCTGGATAACCTCAAGCAACTGCGAAATCAACCGCGCGCTGAGCTGCTACGGGAAGCGATAGAACTGTATCTCGACCAGCAGAGTTCGTCTGTTATCCGCGATGCGCTTGGCCTGTGGGGCGACAAGAAAGAGGACGGTCTGGAGTATGAACGTAAGCTGCGTGAGGAATGGTGATCATGACTAATATGGCCGTGTTTGATACCAATATCCTCATTGATCTCTTCAACAACCGTGTCGAAGCTGCGGATGCGATTGATCATGCCGCGGCACATCGAGCCATCAGCTTAATTACCTGGATGGAAGTGATGGTGGGCGCACGCAGGCATGGACATGAAGCGAAAACGGCAGCCGTGATGGGCGCTTTTGAAATTATCGATGTGTCTCGGGATATTGCGGAAAGAAGCGTTTTACTGCGTGAAAAACATGGAATGAAACTGCCTGATGCTATCATTCTGGCCACAGCCCAGAGCAGAAAATGTCCGTTGATTTCTCGAAATACGAAAGATTTTGCGGGTATTGATGAGGTCGTTACGCCTTATCAACTGTAGGCCGGGCAAGCTTGCGCCGCCCGGCATTAATACAGGAGATTACTCCCCTTCACCCGGGAACAGGAACGGGTTAATCGAGCTACGGGCAAAGCCCTCCTGCTCCATTTTGGCATCCAGAATCAGCGAGGCGAGATCGTCGGCCACCGCTTCAACTTTCGGGTCTTTTTCCTGATACAGAATCTTCAGGTACGTGCCGCAGTCGCCGCAGCTTTCGGCTTTCACCGCCGCGTCTTCATTTTCCAGCGACCAGTAGTTGAGATCGCGGGTCTGCTCGCAGTTGCTGCACTTCACACGCACCACGTGCCACTCGGTTTCACACAGGTTGCAATGCAGGTAGCGCAGGCCCTGAGTGGTGCCGATTTGTACCATGCTGGAGACCGGCATTGAGCCACACACCGGGCAGAACTGACGTGCTTCACCGTATTCGGCGCGCGCTTTGCCGGGGATCAGGCTGGCCATTTGTGCCCAGTAGAGCGA
This region of Enterobacter cloacae complex sp. R_G8 genomic DNA includes:
- a CDS encoding ribbon-helix-helix domain-containing protein, producing MSVLAELDMGRILIDLSDDVIQRLDNLKQLRNQPRAELLREAIELYLDQQSSSVIRDALGLWGDKKEDGLEYERKLREEW
- a CDS encoding alpha/beta hydrolase encodes the protein MALEKGIDKLVQDFIAAGRPSARKQSIDDRRAGYVTSTVLSGETETRVQVETLVIDGLTFRVFSPLNSPETLPCALYYHGGCFVSGGFETHDNQLRQLAFYGHCRVIAVQYRLAPEHTFPAAHDDAERAADLVWQNAEKVGVDKNRMTLCGDSAGGHLALVTALRLKAKGFWNPAQLILIYPMLDATASFESYTLNGLDYVITRDTLLSGYEMYLAETDRLHPEASPLWRDDFNGLPPVHIITAEYDPLCDEGQALYQHMTEQGVICTAQHWLGVIHGFFQLGGVSPSARDVLRDIAWRINSARR
- a CDS encoding PIN domain-containing protein; protein product: MTNMAVFDTNILIDLFNNRVEAADAIDHAAAHRAISLITWMEVMVGARRHGHEAKTAAVMGAFEIIDVSRDIAERSVLLREKHGMKLPDAIILATAQSRKCPLISRNTKDFAGIDEVVTPYQL